A single region of the Bacteroides intestinalis DSM 17393 genome encodes:
- a CDS encoding GH92 family glycosyl hydrolase encodes MKHGRSWLSALLISFSILSFAQKEPVDYVNTIIGASTSAEAGKSGHGLGKTFPGSCTPFGLVQLSPDTKTGGDNGPGYSWHHSTIEGFSFTHLSGIGWYGDFGNFLVMPTTGPLRTFKGTENKPEEGYRSRYSHDTEITQAGYYSVYLQDYQVKVELTSAPRSGILRFTYPESEKSRIQIDLARRIGGTSDEQYVEKVDEYTIRGWMKCTPACGGWGNGSGKSDYTVYFYCCFDRPLTEYGVWSASIPEGVSRKNDANDNPAYFNYIKDARIIPAIGKAQGKHLGFYTEFPTRKDEQVQLKCGISFVSMEGAQRNLEQDIPDWNFERVKENTRNLWNQALSSVKVEGSERDKTIFYTSLYHTMIDPRCFSDCDGRYVGADKKIYQTENFTYRTVFSGWDVFRSQFPLQTLINPRLVNDEINSLIQIAQLSGKEYFPRWEVVNAYSGCMLGNPAISVLADAYEKGIREYDVQKAVEYAENTQKQFGNGELGYTPGSLSHTLEYAYTDWCLGQLMGSLGKKKEAAEYEKRAKAYRNVWCDSVQWFRARVKGGGWLPWRGRTAQDQGTTESNPFQQGWFVPHDIDGKKALMGGQKKFDAELEEFFANVPEDFLWNDYYNHPNEPNHHVPFLFNYSSCPWLTQKWTRKICDKAYGDDVLGLCGNEDVGQMSAWYVLAAMGIHPVCPGNPRYEITSPVFESVEINLDTHFYSGKNFKIIAHNNSPQNIYIQSVSLNGKKLNRLWITHNEIVKGGVLEFDMGPEPTAMDELVF; translated from the coding sequence CTCCTTTCGGACTTGTACAGTTGAGTCCGGATACTAAAACAGGTGGTGATAACGGCCCCGGATATTCGTGGCATCATTCTACTATCGAAGGATTCAGCTTTACGCATTTAAGCGGTATTGGCTGGTATGGTGATTTCGGAAACTTTCTGGTAATGCCTACCACCGGACCATTACGGACATTCAAGGGAACCGAAAATAAACCGGAGGAAGGTTACCGTTCCAGATATTCCCATGATACGGAGATTACACAGGCCGGATACTATTCGGTATACTTGCAAGATTATCAGGTGAAGGTGGAACTGACATCCGCTCCTCGTTCAGGGATTCTGCGTTTCACATATCCAGAGTCGGAAAAGTCACGTATCCAGATTGATCTGGCCCGTAGAATTGGTGGCACATCTGATGAACAGTATGTGGAAAAAGTAGATGAATATACGATTCGGGGATGGATGAAATGTACGCCTGCTTGTGGAGGTTGGGGAAACGGCTCGGGTAAATCTGATTATACCGTTTACTTCTATTGCTGTTTTGATCGCCCATTGACGGAATACGGTGTTTGGAGTGCTTCTATTCCTGAGGGTGTTAGCAGAAAGAATGATGCCAATGATAATCCGGCCTATTTCAACTATATTAAGGATGCCCGGATAATACCTGCTATCGGGAAAGCACAGGGAAAGCACTTGGGCTTTTATACAGAGTTTCCTACCCGGAAAGACGAACAGGTGCAACTGAAGTGTGGTATATCGTTTGTCAGCATGGAAGGTGCCCAGCGCAATCTGGAACAGGATATTCCGGACTGGAATTTTGAGCGGGTAAAAGAAAATACACGTAATCTGTGGAATCAGGCACTCTCTTCGGTAAAGGTTGAGGGAAGTGAAAGGGATAAGACTATCTTTTATACCTCTTTGTATCATACAATGATCGATCCACGTTGCTTCTCCGATTGTGACGGCCGATATGTCGGTGCGGATAAGAAGATCTACCAGACGGAGAATTTTACTTATCGTACTGTATTTAGCGGTTGGGATGTATTCCGTAGTCAGTTCCCATTGCAAACATTGATTAATCCCCGATTGGTGAATGATGAGATAAACTCTTTGATCCAGATTGCCCAATTAAGTGGGAAGGAGTATTTCCCGCGTTGGGAAGTAGTGAATGCATATTCCGGCTGTATGTTGGGAAATCCCGCTATCTCGGTGCTGGCGGATGCCTATGAGAAGGGGATCCGGGAGTATGATGTACAGAAAGCCGTTGAGTATGCTGAGAATACACAGAAGCAGTTTGGTAATGGAGAACTGGGATATACTCCCGGCAGTCTTTCCCATACATTGGAGTATGCTTATACGGATTGGTGCTTAGGACAACTCATGGGTTCCTTGGGCAAAAAGAAAGAAGCAGCTGAATATGAAAAACGTGCCAAAGCTTACCGGAATGTGTGGTGTGACAGCGTGCAGTGGTTTCGTGCCCGCGTGAAGGGTGGAGGCTGGTTGCCTTGGCGAGGTCGCACGGCACAGGATCAGGGTACCACGGAAAGTAATCCTTTCCAGCAAGGCTGGTTTGTCCCTCATGACATTGACGGAAAGAAAGCTCTGATGGGAGGACAAAAGAAGTTTGATGCGGAACTGGAAGAGTTCTTTGCCAATGTTCCGGAAGATTTTTTATGGAATGATTATTATAATCATCCTAATGAACCGAACCATCATGTACCATTCCTTTTCAACTACTCTTCTTGCCCGTGGCTGACACAGAAGTGGACGAGAAAGATTTGTGATAAAGCTTATGGTGACGATGTTCTGGGATTGTGCGGAAACGAAGATGTAGGGCAGATGTCGGCGTGGTATGTATTGGCGGCTATGGGCATTCATCCGGTTTGTCCGGGAAATCCCCGTTATGAGATTACCAGCCCTGTCTTCGAAAGCGTAGAGATAAACCTGGATACACATTTTTACTCCGGTAAGAATTTCAAAATCATAGCGCATAATAACTCGCCTCAGAACATTTATATTCAGTCGGTATCATTGAACGGTAAGAAATTGAACCGTTTGTGGATAACGCATAATGAGATTGTGAAGGGTGGGGTACTGGAATTCGATATGGGACCCGAACCAACTGCGATGGATGAGTTAGTGTTTTGA
- a CDS encoding ABC transporter permease, with translation MKHLTFKQKVVQGIHDLFYIWIREFRTTFRDQGVLIFFVLVPLVYPLIYAFIYTNETIREVPAVVVDNSRSSLSREYLRKVDSSPEVKIVSYCADMEEAKLMLKDRLAYGIIYIPAEFSEDIARRKQTQVSLYCDMSGLLYYKSLLNTNTSVSLDMNADIKMQRAGNTTNRQDEITAYPIKYEDVTLFNPANGFAAFLIPAVLILIIQQTLLLGIGLSAGTAREQNRFKDLVPINRHYNGTLRIVLGKGLSYFMVYALVSVYVLCVVPRLFSLIQIAQPGVLTLFMLPYLAACIFFAMTASIAIRNRETCMLIFVFTSVPLLFLSGVSWPGAAMPDFWRYFSYIFPSTFGINGYVRINSMGATLGEVSFEYRALWIQAGIYFLTTCWVYRWQIIQSRKHVIEKYKEYKNK, from the coding sequence ATGAAACATCTGACGTTCAAACAGAAAGTAGTACAAGGTATCCACGACCTATTCTATATCTGGATACGGGAATTCCGCACGACCTTTCGCGATCAGGGTGTGCTCATCTTCTTTGTGCTTGTCCCGTTGGTGTATCCACTGATTTATGCTTTCATTTATACCAATGAAACCATACGGGAAGTACCTGCTGTGGTAGTGGATAACTCACGCAGTTCGTTAAGCCGCGAATACCTGCGCAAAGTGGACTCCAGTCCGGAAGTGAAGATTGTATCTTATTGCGCCGACATGGAAGAAGCCAAACTGATGCTGAAAGATCGTCTGGCTTATGGCATCATCTATATACCTGCTGAATTCAGTGAAGATATTGCACGGAGAAAGCAAACGCAGGTCAGTCTGTATTGCGATATGAGCGGATTGCTTTATTATAAATCTTTGCTGAACACCAATACCAGCGTGTCATTGGATATGAATGCAGACATCAAAATGCAACGTGCCGGCAATACCACCAACCGCCAGGATGAGATTACCGCCTATCCGATAAAATATGAAGATGTTACCTTGTTCAACCCTGCAAATGGTTTTGCGGCTTTCCTGATACCTGCGGTATTGATACTGATTATTCAGCAAACCTTGCTGCTGGGTATCGGACTTTCTGCCGGAACAGCCCGCGAACAGAATCGTTTCAAAGATTTAGTTCCTATCAACCGCCACTACAACGGCACATTACGTATCGTGCTGGGTAAAGGTTTAAGTTACTTCATGGTGTATGCACTTGTATCCGTATATGTGCTCTGTGTAGTGCCACGTCTGTTCAGTCTCATCCAGATAGCTCAACCGGGTGTACTGACCCTCTTTATGTTGCCTTATCTGGCAGCATGTATATTCTTTGCCATGACAGCTTCTATTGCCATACGCAACCGTGAAACCTGCATGTTGATATTCGTCTTCACATCCGTACCTTTATTGTTCCTTTCAGGTGTTTCCTGGCCGGGAGCCGCCATGCCGGATTTCTGGAGATACTTCTCTTATATCTTCCCGTCCACTTTCGGCATCAATGGCTATGTACGTATCAATAGCATGGGAGCTACACTGGGCGAAGTATCCTTTGAATACCGTGCATTATGGATACAGGCAGGCATCTACTTCCTGACTACTTGCTGGGTATATCGCTGGCAGATTATCCAAAGCAGGAAACATGTGATTGAAAAATACAAAGAATACAAGAACAAATAA